From the genome of Coturnix japonica isolate 7356 chromosome 16, Coturnix japonica 2.1, whole genome shotgun sequence:
TTAGAGGAGCAGACCGCGAGTGGGCAGCTGATGTCCCATCTGGATTGGGTTGGGTTCAGATCTCCCCTCAAGATCTGCCCTTGAGATGTCCTTTAGTTAATGGGGGCATCTGATGGGATGTGTGATGTGGTTGCTTGGAGCATCATGCCAATGGGaccctctgctctgtgtctgtTCCCATTGGGGAGCACTGGGATGATCCCTCTACAGGATGAGGAAGCCACCATCGTGCACTGAAGAGTTGGAAGGAGGTTTATACATCTATCTGGCATCAAtaatggggcagatatggggtgtTCTTCAGCCTTTGGTTGCAAATAGAAGCTCCTAGTGTGGGGAGATggtctctgcttttgtttctgatagttaatttaaattaaacGTGTTGTGTGTGCTCCATTTTCTGCCTCTCTATGGGCCCTGGGTTTGCTTTGGGTCAACAAagtgaagaagaagaagagttTCTTGGGGTGAGAACTCGACTGAATGGATTCCCTCAAAAACCCGTTTTCCCTTCTGAGAAAGCCcgaaagaggaagaagaggcaCCAAAATAAAGACGGGTCAGTGATTGTAGAACCAAGAAGAGGAACTAAAAGCGAGTGGGAGGGAGCAGGCGACAGAACAACAGATGCGATATGAGTGGGTACCCCATGACCAAACCCCACCTCACCACCTCCCAAAGGTCAAATCTGCAGCTGAAACTTCAATGTTGCTCTTTGATGTGTCGGTATCTTTTCTCATTCCCATCCGTCTCTGCTGGTTGGTCCCATTTAATGGGGGAATTTGGTTAAAGAAGCTCTGATTCTCTTCCAAGGTCCTTTTTTTGCACCATAAATCTGCAATGCAGATGGTTTCCAGCCCAGCTGGTTTATCAAGCTCTGCAATCAGTGCTTTTCAGGACAGGATGAAACTCATTTGCCCAACGATGTGACTCATTTGCCCCATGATTTGACTCATTTACCCAACGATGTGACTCATTTGCCCAACGATTTTATTCATTTACCCAACTACGGGCTCCTTATTTGGGGATGAAAggctctgtgccccataggagCTGTTGTAGGGTGTTGGCTTCCAGTTCTTCAGCTCCCCAAGCGCCATCCTTCTGGCTCTTCCCCATGGGAAGGCTTTGCTGGGAGTGGAGTTCAACCCCTTCAAACTTACCCAAGAGAATGGGAGTTATCTCCTTCAGTTGGGTCTCAATGGTTGCCATGCAATAATTAAGCATACACATAAtgaatggatttattttagaGGCAAGTCTGCTTGGCCATGGGGCTCAACACAAGGACAGTGGGGTAGAGATGGTTGGGAAGGTTTCCTCAAGGGCTCAGAGCCAGGACTGTGAGTTCTATGAGTTATAGTTATTGAGAGAGAGAGGTCAAATCCCAAAGACCCTCAGCTTGTGCTCCTCCACATCCCCTTCCCTATTACCTTTATGGTTTCCCTATCTACACCCCCTAAAACCCCACAACCCAGCAGCTTTTATCCTAAAAGGAAGGTGACAGCGCTGCAAGGTGACATCTCTCAGCATCACCCCAGGACAAGAAACTGGGAGAAAGCCAAAGGACAAACCCAAAGCTCCCAGCCACTAAGAGCAGACCTTGAAGGCTCAACGCATCCATCCCACAGCTCTAACCCCAGACTGGGaaggaacaggaagggaaaaccccaaccccatcaAAGGGTTGAAAGCAACAGGTTCTGTGGGTTACACGGGGGATGAAATTCAGAGGGATATTAGGTTTTctgaaggaggagagagaaggtCTGTGAGGAAGAAGAGCGCCCTGGAGTGCCCAAACCTGGAGGATCTGGTAGGTGTCAGCTGTTGGGTGGCAACGTGTCGTCATTAGGGTCATTCCTCTCCATCCTTTTTGCCTCTTGTGCTTTTAGGACCCTCATCTTTCTGCCCCAAATTAATGCCATTCTATTTAACGACTTTCTGAGTCTgatttcttcccctcctccaaTGAAATTTAATAAGGATTCCAATTCACCATTGAGCTCCTCCAATGGGTGATGCCCACCCATGAGGTCCCCATATTTCCAGTCCCGCTGCTCTTTATATCCACTTCttgcatcagaaaagaaagctgaaccCCAACAGAGAGAGTTCAGATTCCAGGCAGCAAAACATTAAACTCTTCTTGCTCTGACAGCTGGAAGACCTGAAAAATGAGATtgagaagaggcagaaaaacacCATCAAACTCTCGGAGGCGGAAACGAAAGCACAGGGAGAGAAGAGTCAGCATTCGGTGAGtgaattcttctttttaaggggaaaaatcCTTTAGGGATGTCCTCCCCACCCTGACCAATTGGATGGTGGCTTAATTCAGGtgttttcctcttattttaCACCATTCCATCAGCCTGAAACCCCCACCACAATGAGGAGATGGAGGTTTGCAGCCTCCTCTTTCCCCCATCGTCTTCTCCTCATCTCAGTACTCCCAATATTGTAATATTAATTCTAcatattattatataaatattataatatataatatcaCCTTTCTGCAGAAGGTCCTCGTGGGGTTCTGGTTTAAAAGGGGAAATCTATGGCTGGGTTGGGAGATTAAAATGGGATAGATCTACAGGATTCATTGCCTTGCATGGATGTTCTTGAGTTGGTTCACCTTCTTCATGGAGGGAGACCCAAGATGTCCATCTCTGGTCAAACAGTTCTTTATTGCTATCATTTAAAGATAATCCTTTatcatttaaagacaaaatgagCCACATGATGGGAGACCCAAGAGGTCCATCTCTGGTCAAAcaattctttattatttaaaggCAAAATGGACCATATGTTGGGAGACCCAAGAGTTCCATCCTTATTTAAACAATTCTTTatcatttaaagacaaaatgaacCACATGTTGGGAGACCCAAGAGCTCTATTTCTGGTCAAACAATTCTTTATTGCTATCATTTAAAGACAATCCTTTatcatttaaagacaaaatggGCCACATGTTGGATGACCCAAAAGCTCCATCCCTATTCAAACAGTACAACTTTTTATGGTTTAAAGACAAAACGGGTCCATGCACTGACCTGagtttcctctcctcttcctctcttccatcCCCAGGATGTGAAAAGCCCCATCACCAGGTACGTGGCCTCTCTTCTGTCAGCTTTGCATCAATGACCATGGAGGAGAAAGCTCATCAATGAATGCTCTTCTGCTCCAGGGGAGCTGCAAGATCTGAAGGGTATTTTGGGGATGCAAGGGGACAAGTGTCGCCATCCCCTCCTTTCTCTTAACACTGGATGCCCTGAAGTGATGCCATGCATCAAACACCCtgaaagatgcatttatttctccctcCCAGGTGTGGAAAAGTGACCTTCCAGCTGCCAACAGGAGCTTCTCCAGGGCCAGAAGAGAGAGTCTGCCATTTCTCATGGAGGAACGGCATGAAGGAAACCTTGAAGAAGCTTCAAGGTACTCAGAAGGGTTTTTTGGGTGGGAAATGCTGATATTTTGGTGAAAACCAGCAGCTCATCTCTTGTTCCAGACCCTCTTTAGCAGAGAGATGGTCCAGATCCTCATTAGCAATAGAATAAtgcagagagatggtggatCAACGGGTTACTCCCATCAGGAGAAATGAATAGCTGAGACCCAAAGGACTCAATACCTCATTTGCCAAGCTCTTAATTACACATTTTGATGTGATTCCTGAGCTCGTGGGTGAAGGATGGGCTGCTCTCTGTCTCTGCTTCCCCTCCAGCTTCTCCTTTCCTAAGAGTTCTATTTGCTGAGCATGAGAACCCAAAGCTGCATTACCTGTTAGATGGAGGCGCGCCTGGACCCAAAGGCTGTACCcaaaaggacaaaaatagaTGCTGAGGGAGGAATAACACAAAATCAGGGCAACCAAACAAGTTTTCTTCACCCTTCAGGCCTAGTCTGGCTGTAATTTGGGTTGATGGCCCCCAGGGCAGATTCCTCGCCTTGATAAAGAACCATTTCCCATAAGCAAATATGGTGAGAGGGTTGACTTCATTCATTATCCCAGCCTTCAGATTTCAgctctctctttattttttaaagcatgggGTTGGGCTGAACTGGTCTGGTTTGGTCTAGGAGATAAAGCACTGCAGGCTTCGCTAGGTAATCCCATGGATCCCATGGatctctttccttccatttcttttccctccattCACCATTTCTTTTGGCAAATGGAGCAGAAGGGCTGCAGAAATACCTTTATTTCTGGGCATTCTGGGGGCTCAAAACACTTTTAGCACTGGCACATGAGAGGGGGATCCACCCTTCACCTTCTTACTTTCTTCTTAGGTATTTTCTACCCTTCTTCTTAGGTATTTTCTCCCCTGATTCCAACCCATGGCCCCACAGGATgtttgaggttggaagggatggTCTCATCCTACAACCCTACTCCATTGTGGCCACCTAAAGCACATCCAACTCATTTAGTGCTGGAAGTCCAACCTCTCCACATCCTCATGGCTTCAGCACTGAGGACCCCAAAACATCTTCCCTCCTCTTACAACCCCTTATcctccaccccacagccatCATCACCCTGGACCCCGACACCGCTCACCCCGACCTCATCCTCTCCGAAGACCTAAAGAGTGTGAAACGTGGGGAAGGACAACGAGACCTTCCTGATAACCCTGAAAGATTTGCCTACTGGCCTTTTGTTTTGGGCCAGCAAAGCTTCTCCGCTGGCCGCCATTGCTGGGAGGTAGAAGTGGGGGATGAAGGGGACTGGGCCATCGGTGTGGCCAGAGAATCCATCCCTCGAAAGGGTCAACTCAACCTCTGTCCcaaaggggggatttggggggtgGAGAAATGGGGTGGACAGGTCCGGGCTCTCACTACCCACAAGGTGACCTTGTTAGCTTTGCGTTGGGTGCCCAGGAGGGTCAGCATCCATTTGGACTACATTGGAGGGACGGTGGCGTTTTTTGATGCCGATGAAGGGGGgctcatctttgttttctcccatGTGTCCTTTGGTGGGGAGAGGGTCCGTCCTTGGCTGTGGGTGGTGGGGGTCAGGTCCAAGCTGAGGCTGTGTCCTTAAGACACTGATAAGGGTCACCCCACATCCTACAGCCTCAGAAGGCAGCCACCTCCCCATCCATTCCATAGGGAAAAGATGAATTGAGGGCTTGGGTTTTTATGTGCCCTTCATCCCCATTGATCTATTGACACGGAATCATATTGATACAATATTGACTGAGGTGATATTGTTAAGAAGTACCgagcaagagaaaaacagggcaaaaaaaaaggggggggaaagtGTTGCGTTGGGTGACTAGAATGTAGAAAATGGTGGTCAGAAGGGAAAATTCCACCCAAAATTGGGGCAGAAAGGCAAATTTCCCCAGGGTTTGCTTGATCAGGTACAGTTGTCCCCATCTGAGATGGTCACCTTCAAACCAAGCAGTCCACTCTTCTTATAGGGTTGTTATTTGAAACCTCAGAGTGTACAATAATTAGTAATAAAACACTTAATTGTCCCCTCTgtgtctttctctcttctgtttctcccCACCTGATTGCATCTCCCCCATTGGTTTCCCCTTCATCCCAATTGAACCCAACATCCAGAAGCAGCGAATAACCAGACACACAAAAGAACTTTATGACACACAAACCTTTTTTACTTCATCTAAAACCATAAAATTGGAGAATCAGGGTGATACAAGATGGGGTAAAATGGGTCTCCATTTGCCACCGATACCCCAAAACTAGCACTGACAATTATGAAGACTGACCTGAAGGTGCTTAacattttggggtcaatgggaatGGGAAGAGGAGATAGAAAACCCAATAAGGAATTCAATAGGAGCCCTACAACGTGGATAGGGACACTGGGGACATAACATTTGTGTTTGGGTATTGGAGAGCTTCAAAGACGCAACGTGATCTGAGAGCCCTCACCCCACACCAAGAACCAGGGGTGGATGC
Proteins encoded in this window:
- the LOC107321535 gene encoding E3 ubiquitin-protein ligase TRIM39-like encodes the protein QLEDLKNEIEKRQKNTIKLSEAETKAQGEKSQHSDVKSPITRCGKVTFQLPTGASPGPEERVCHFSWRNGMKETLKKLQAIITLDPDTAHPDLILSEDLKSVKRGEGQRDLPDNPERFAYWPFVLGQQSFSAGRHCWEVEVGDEGDWAIGVARESIPRKGQLNLCPKGGIWGVEKWGGQVRALTTHKVTLLALRWVPRRVSIHLDYIGGTVAFFDADEGGLIFVFSHVSFGGERVRPWLWVVGVRSKLRLCP